A single Methanocaldococcus bathoardescens DNA region contains:
- a CDS encoding DUF2304 domain-containing protein, protein MELIQIVGVIFALFALSRVLLQLKKRNISINEGLFWIFVWSLVIIFLIFPEFFGYVAEFLGVGRGVDALIYISIVILFYLIYRLYAKIDNLERQITYIVREIAIRDRHEPKKRD, encoded by the coding sequence ATGGAATTAATTCAAATAGTTGGGGTTATATTTGCATTGTTTGCTTTATCAAGGGTTTTGTTGCAACTAAAAAAGAGAAACATAAGTATTAACGAAGGATTATTTTGGATTTTTGTCTGGAGCTTAGTTATAATATTTTTAATATTCCCAGAATTCTTTGGATATGTTGCAGAATTTTTGGGTGTTGGGAGAGGAGTTGATGCACTTATCTATATATCAATTGTGATTCTATTTTACTTAATTTATAGGTTGTATGCTAAAATAGATAACTTAGAAAGGCAAATAACTTATATAGTTAGAGAAATTGCTATAAGGGATAGGCATGAACCAAAGAAAAGAGATTGA
- the cobM gene encoding precorrin-4 C(11)-methyltransferase, giving the protein MEKKVTIVGAGPGDPELITIKGKKAIEEADVIIYAGSLVNEKLLEYNKKNAEIYNSANMDLEEIVNVMVKAVNQGKKVVRLHTGDPSIYGAIKEQIDELAKHGIDVEIIPGVSSLFAATASLKVELTLPEVSQTVIITRPEGRTPMPEKEKLRDLAKHQSTMAIFLGVSMIDKVVKELIEGGYKEETPVAVVYHASWDDEKIVRGTLKDIAEKVKKEGIKKTALIIVGEVLNPKHYAYSKLYDKKFEHGYRKKQRK; this is encoded by the coding sequence ATGGAAAAAAAGGTTACAATAGTTGGAGCAGGTCCTGGAGACCCTGAGCTAATAACAATCAAAGGAAAAAAGGCAATAGAAGAGGCAGATGTTATTATTTATGCTGGTTCATTAGTTAATGAAAAACTCTTAGAATATAACAAAAAAAACGCTGAAATTTACAATAGTGCAAATATGGATTTGGAGGAAATTGTTAATGTAATGGTTAAAGCTGTCAATCAAGGAAAAAAAGTTGTTAGATTGCATACAGGAGACCCATCTATTTATGGAGCTATAAAAGAGCAGATTGATGAATTGGCTAAGCATGGAATAGATGTTGAAATAATTCCGGGAGTTAGCTCTTTATTTGCAGCAACTGCTTCATTAAAGGTTGAGTTAACACTTCCAGAGGTTTCTCAGACAGTTATTATCACAAGACCTGAAGGAAGAACTCCAATGCCTGAAAAAGAGAAGTTAAGAGATTTAGCTAAGCACCAATCAACAATGGCTATTTTTTTAGGCGTTTCAATGATTGATAAGGTAGTTAAAGAGCTAATTGAGGGAGGTTATAAAGAAGAAACCCCAGTGGCTGTTGTATATCATGCTTCATGGGATGATGAGAAAATAGTTAGAGGGACTTTAAAAGATATAGCTGAAAAGGTAAAAAAAGAGGGGATTAAAAAAACCGCCTTAATAATTGTTGGGGAAGTTTTAAATCCAAAGCATTATGCATACTCTAAACTTTATGATAAAAAGTTTGAACATGGTTATAGGAAGAAACAGAGAAAATAA
- a CDS encoding DUF2207 family protein, with translation MKEEKKMIIFCSVIFVVGVLGIFLVNSSNGIGYADIGVKNYEANLYIDKNLTLEEKYTYEILIDGRYRMLYRDWKVPLTYNNNLEIPYIKVSNLSASSKNMVGYVVDYKGNVLVFSNNSLIKKKIKELVVEYNVINEVGFYNPYRYNTGVYTTNYRFCIYPPIETDGKVSHINLKLADEHLPYKNVKINIIDKNNSILNLFVYPSTFKVYKTSFGYTIEGNSPKDEMIEIEMLLKPNSVNGFLNYINGVEEKALSAYDKYILINNIIKFTKYALIAIILLFPLIAYIVYLKYGKEKFYVVPEYLSYVPNKNRKPWVVNLIFNGEVGNFDKNGFYATLLDLHNRGHIKIIRDDGSVKIKILKNDENLNDLDLYEKAVMDFLIRYAKNDEFNPKDLERIVSYRADKYKIKRLWNEINRVMKNPPFSSTLTKKFLETKGKDILWISLAISIILVLILFGISMSYSKYYPTLKDIPYLSFILVIQNIILILTPKSLFGRWKNDYYKEKLEWEAFKNFLSDLAMIKKYSPEDISIWKEWLVYGTALGVGEKVVEAMKSLNINIPEADIAPAVYIAYGSMYSSINNAYSSTVASSSISSGGGFGIGGGFGGGGGGAR, from the coding sequence ATGAAAGAAGAAAAGAAAATGATTATTTTTTGCAGTGTTATTTTTGTTGTAGGTGTTTTAGGAATATTTTTGGTTAATTCAAGTAATGGAATAGGTTATGCTGATATTGGTGTTAAGAATTATGAAGCAAATTTGTATATTGACAAAAATTTAACCTTAGAAGAAAAATATACTTATGAAATTTTGATAGATGGCAGATATAGAATGCTATACAGAGATTGGAAAGTTCCATTAACTTATAATAACAATTTGGAAATTCCTTATATAAAGGTTTCAAATCTTTCTGCTTCGTCTAAAAATATGGTTGGATATGTTGTAGATTATAAAGGGAATGTTTTAGTATTTAGCAATAATAGTTTGATAAAGAAGAAAATAAAAGAGCTTGTAGTCGAATACAATGTAATAAACGAAGTAGGGTTTTATAATCCTTACAGATACAATACTGGGGTTTATACAACAAACTATAGGTTTTGTATCTATCCACCAATTGAAACAGATGGAAAGGTTTCTCATATAAATTTAAAACTTGCAGATGAGCATTTACCATACAAAAATGTTAAAATCAATATAATTGACAAAAATAACAGCATATTAAATTTATTTGTTTATCCATCAACATTTAAAGTTTATAAAACAAGTTTTGGATATACAATTGAAGGAAATAGTCCAAAAGATGAAATGATTGAGATAGAAATGCTCTTAAAACCAAATTCTGTTAATGGATTTTTAAATTATATTAATGGTGTTGAAGAGAAAGCATTATCCGCATACGACAAATACATTTTAATAAATAACATTATAAAATTCACAAAATATGCTTTAATAGCCATTATTTTGTTGTTTCCATTAATTGCCTACATTGTGTATTTAAAATATGGAAAAGAAAAATTTTACGTAGTTCCTGAATATTTAAGCTATGTTCCAAACAAAAATAGAAAACCATGGGTTGTTAATCTTATATTTAATGGAGAAGTTGGGAATTTTGATAAAAATGGATTTTACGCTACTTTATTGGACTTGCATAATAGGGGCCATATAAAAATAATCAGAGATGATGGAAGTGTAAAAATAAAAATTTTAAAGAACGATGAAAATTTAAATGATTTAGACCTATATGAGAAAGCAGTTATGGACTTTTTAATTAGGTATGCTAAAAATGATGAGTTCAATCCAAAAGACCTTGAAAGAATTGTTTCTTATAGGGCTGATAAATATAAAATTAAAAGGTTATGGAATGAGATTAATAGAGTTATGAAAAATCCACCATTCTCCTCAACATTAACAAAAAAATTCTTAGAAACAAAAGGAAAAGATATATTGTGGATATCTTTGGCAATTTCTATAATATTAGTGCTAATTTTATTTGGCATCTCAATGAGCTACTCTAAATATTATCCAACGCTTAAAGATATCCCATATCTTTCATTCATCTTAGTTATACAGAACATAATATTGATATTAACTCCAAAATCTTTATTTGGAAGATGGAAAAATGATTATTATAAAGAAAAATTGGAATGGGAGGCGTTTAAAAACTTTTTATCTGACCTTGCAATGATTAAAAAATATTCTCCAGAAGATATTTCAATTTGGAAAGAATGGCTTGTATACGGCACAGCATTAGGAGTTGGCGAAAAGGTTGTGGAAGCGATGAAATCATTAAATATAAATATTCCGGAAGCTGATATTGCTCCAGCAGTTTATATCGCCTATGGTTCAATGTATTCATCTATAAATAATGCTTATAGTTCTACTGTAGCAAGCTCTTCCATTAGTTCTGGTGGAGGATTTGGAATAGGAGGAGGCTTTGGTGGCGGTGGAGGAGGAGCAAGATAA
- a CDS encoding LemA family protein — MSLLLIVVGLIIALVVLGIVIYVISIYNRFQTLKNGAEATLGQIRVALKKRLDMINQLVEAVKSYASFEKETLTKITELRSSVLKANTTEEIQSIERESRNILGNILVVVENYPELKTSETVKELMNAIKEIEDEIARHRYTYNNIIQEFNTKVDLFPSNIVANLFGFRKMDYLQFEEEIYERPEISF; from the coding sequence ATGTCATTATTGTTAATTGTTGTTGGCTTAATCATTGCATTGGTTGTTTTAGGTATTGTAATTTATGTTATCTCAATATACAACAGATTCCAAACATTAAAAAATGGGGCTGAGGCAACATTAGGGCAGATAAGAGTAGCTTTAAAAAAGAGATTGGACATGATTAACCAGCTTGTTGAGGCAGTTAAAAGCTATGCAAGCTTTGAAAAAGAAACATTAACAAAAATAACTGAGCTAAGAAGTAGTGTTTTAAAGGCAAATACAACAGAAGAGATTCAAAGTATAGAAAGGGAATCAAGGAATATTTTGGGAAATATTTTAGTTGTAGTTGAAAATTATCCTGAATTAAAAACATCTGAGACAGTTAAAGAGTTGATGAATGCAATAAAAGAAATAGAGGATGAGATTGCAAGGCATAGATACACATACAATAATATAATCCAAGAATTTAACACAAAAGTTGATTTGTTCCCTTCAAATATTGTAGCAAATTTATTTGGATTTAGAAAGATGGATTACCTACAATTTGAAGAAGAAATATATGAAAGACCTGAGATTAGCTTTTAA
- a CDS encoding GMP synthase subunit A — MIIILDNGGQYVHRIHRSLKYIGVASKIVPNTTPLEEIESNEDVKGIILSGGPDIEKAKSCIDVALNAKLPILGICLGHQLIALAYGGEVGRAEAEEYALTKVYVDKENDLFKNVPKEFNAWASHKDEVKKVPEGFEILAHSDICKVEAMKHKTKPIYGVQFHPEVAHTEYGSEILKNFCKVCGYKFEE; from the coding sequence ATGATTATTATATTGGACAATGGAGGGCAGTATGTTCATAGAATACACAGAAGTTTAAAATATATTGGTGTAGCTTCAAAAATTGTCCCAAATACAACACCATTAGAAGAAATTGAAAGTAATGAAGATGTTAAAGGAATAATACTAAGTGGAGGACCAGATATTGAAAAAGCAAAGAGCTGTATAGATGTTGCTTTAAATGCTAAACTACCAATATTAGGGATTTGTTTAGGGCATCAACTAATTGCTTTGGCTTATGGTGGAGAAGTTGGGAGGGCTGAAGCTGAGGAATATGCATTAACAAAGGTTTATGTTGATAAAGAAAATGATTTATTCAAAAATGTTCCAAAAGAGTTTAATGCATGGGCTTCACATAAGGATGAGGTTAAAAAAGTTCCAGAAGGTTTTGAGATTTTAGCTCATTCAGATATATGTAAAGTTGAAGCGATGAAGCATAAAACAAAGCCAATTTATGGAGTTCAGTTCCATCCTGAAGTCGCTCATACTGAATATGGAAGTGAGATTTTGAAAAACTTTTGTAAAGTTTGCGGTTACAAATTTGAAGAATAA
- a CDS encoding ATP-binding protein — protein MKFYNRERELNYLKTYCQLEPNSILFVYGPKSSGKTTVMLRVIEELSKNNNFVFFYYDLREYATPTKEEFLEIFFEKGDKKYLLNKLEIDLKIFKFGIEENFDFKNLSLNDVFNKIKESIKEVIKDRKKPILIIDELQKLKNIYFNGGKSLLNELFNLFVHLTKVRHLCHVICLTSDTLFIEEIYRNSALKNTSEYYLIDWLNKEDIKKILKEEEFSEEEIDYALNYLSLPYEISQLINNKKLGLSIEKTIKQWINIEKDALIYLLKSNKEKKENLLKVLSKFKEKIEVDINNIEDEIFEDVKFLIKNEVLFYDVINGIIKPTSIIEWYAIKEALK, from the coding sequence ATGAAATTCTATAACAGAGAAAGAGAGTTAAATTATCTAAAAACCTACTGTCAGTTAGAGCCCAATTCTATACTCTTTGTTTACGGCCCTAAATCTTCTGGAAAAACTACGGTAATGCTTAGAGTTATTGAGGAATTATCTAAAAATAATAATTTTGTATTTTTTTACTATGATTTGAGGGAATATGCAACACCTACAAAAGAGGAATTTTTGGAAATATTTTTTGAAAAAGGGGATAAAAAATACTTATTAAACAAATTAGAGATTGACTTAAAAATATTCAAATTTGGAATAGAGGAAAATTTTGATTTTAAAAATTTATCTTTAAATGATGTTTTTAATAAAATAAAAGAAAGTATTAAAGAAGTTATTAAAGATAGAAAAAAGCCGATTTTAATAATTGATGAGTTACAGAAGTTAAAAAATATTTATTTTAACGGGGGAAAATCGTTATTAAACGAGCTATTTAATCTCTTTGTGCATTTAACAAAAGTTCGGCATTTATGCCATGTAATTTGTTTAACATCAGATACTTTATTTATCGAAGAGATTTATAGAAATTCTGCCTTAAAAAATACTTCTGAATATTATCTAATTGATTGGCTAAACAAGGAAGATATCAAAAAAATCTTAAAAGAAGAGGAATTTAGCGAAGAAGAAATTGATTATGCTTTAAATTATCTATCTCTACCTTATGAGATTTCTCAACTGATAAATAATAAAAAATTAGGACTATCCATAGAAAAGACAATAAAACAGTGGATAAATATTGAAAAAGATGCATTAATTTATCTATTAAAATCAAATAAAGAAAAAAAAGAAAATTTATTAAAAGTTTTAAGTAAGTTCAAAGAGAAGATTGAGGTAGATATAAATAATATTGAGGATGAAATTTTTGAAGATGTTAAGTTTTTAATTAAGAATGAGGTTTTATTTTATGATGTTATTAATGGAATAATAAAGCCAACTTCTATTATTGAATGGTATGCTATTAAAGAGGCTTTAAAATAA
- the map gene encoding type II methionyl aminopeptidase has translation MEIEGYEKIIEAGKIASKVREEAIKLIKPGVKLLEVAEFVENRIRELGGEPAFPCNISINEIAAHYTPKLNDNLEFKEEDVVKLDLGVHVDGYIADTAITIDLSNSYKDLVKASEDALYTVIKETNPPMNIGEMGRIIQEVIESYGYKPISNLSGHVMYRYELHTGVSIPNVYERTNQYIDVGDLVAIEPFATDGFGMVKDGNPGNIYKFLAKRPIRLPQARKLLDVISKNYTYLPFAERWVLKSESERLALNSLIRASCIYGYPVLKERKNGMVSQAEHTILITENGVEITTK, from the coding sequence ATGGAGATTGAGGGCTACGAAAAAATTATAGAGGCGGGAAAAATAGCTTCTAAGGTTAGAGAGGAGGCGATAAAATTAATAAAGCCAGGAGTTAAGCTGTTAGAAGTTGCTGAATTTGTTGAAAATAGAATTAGAGAGTTGGGAGGAGAGCCTGCTTTTCCATGCAACATATCAATTAATGAAATAGCTGCTCACTACACACCAAAATTGAATGATAACTTAGAATTTAAAGAGGAAGATGTTGTTAAATTAGATTTAGGAGTTCATGTGGATGGATATATTGCAGATACTGCCATTACAATAGATTTATCAAATTCATACAAAGATTTGGTAAAAGCTTCTGAAGATGCATTATACACAGTTATTAAAGAGACAAATCCACCAATGAATATTGGAGAGATGGGAAGGATTATTCAAGAAGTTATTGAAAGTTATGGTTATAAACCGATATCTAACCTCTCTGGGCATGTGATGTATAGATATGAGTTGCATACTGGAGTTAGTATCCCAAACGTTTATGAAAGAACAAACCAATACATAGATGTTGGAGATTTGGTAGCTATAGAGCCATTTGCAACAGATGGGTTTGGAATGGTTAAAGATGGAAATCCTGGAAATATATATAAATTCTTAGCTAAAAGACCAATTAGATTACCACAAGCAAGAAAACTTTTAGATGTTATATCAAAAAACTATACATATTTACCATTTGCTGAGAGATGGGTTTTAAAAAGTGAAAGTGAGAGATTGGCTTTAAACTCATTAATTAGGGCTTCATGTATATACGGCTATCCAGTATTAAAAGAGAGAAAAAATGGAATGGTTAGCCAGGCAGAGCATACAATATTAATAACTGAAAATGGTGTTGAAATAACAACAAAATAA
- a CDS encoding OBG GTPase family GTP-binding protein, translating to MGIEEEIRRIEEELKKTPYNKATQKHIGRLKAKLAKLREQAQSRGGGGGGKGYAVKKSGDATAAFVGFPSVGKSTLLNKLTNAKSEVGAYAFTTLTIVPGVLEHKGAKIQLLDAPGIIVGASSGKGRGTEVLSAVRSADLILLTVDIYTLEHLPVIEKELYNVGIRLDQRPPDVKIKVKDRGGIDVSSTVPLTHIDEDTIEAILNEYRIHNADVVIREDITLEQFIDVVAGNRVYIPSLVVVNKIDLADEEYLKYIKQKLEEFGKEYVLVSGNKGINLDLLKDKIYEKLGFIKIYLKPQGKKPDFDEPLIMRRGATVKDVCEKLHKDFVRNFRYAQVWGKSAKHPGQRVGLDHKLEDEDILTIVIKR from the coding sequence ATGGGAATTGAAGAAGAAATTAGAAGGATAGAAGAGGAATTAAAAAAGACACCATATAACAAAGCTACACAGAAACACATTGGTAGGTTAAAGGCTAAATTAGCTAAATTGAGAGAGCAGGCTCAAAGTAGAGGGGGAGGTGGAGGAGGAAAAGGTTATGCTGTAAAGAAGAGCGGAGATGCTACTGCAGCTTTTGTTGGATTCCCATCTGTTGGAAAATCCACCTTGCTAAATAAATTAACAAATGCTAAATCAGAAGTTGGAGCTTATGCTTTCACAACCTTAACCATCGTTCCTGGAGTTTTGGAACATAAAGGGGCTAAGATTCAGCTTTTAGATGCACCAGGTATTATTGTTGGGGCGTCTTCTGGTAAAGGTAGAGGGACTGAGGTTTTATCTGCAGTAAGAAGTGCTGATTTGATTTTATTAACTGTAGATATTTACACCTTAGAACACCTTCCAGTTATTGAAAAAGAGCTTTACAATGTTGGGATTAGGTTAGACCAAAGGCCACCAGATGTTAAAATTAAAGTTAAAGATAGAGGAGGGATTGATGTTAGCTCAACCGTTCCATTAACCCACATAGATGAAGATACAATTGAAGCAATATTAAATGAATATAGAATACACAACGCAGATGTTGTTATAAGGGAGGATATAACATTAGAACAATTTATTGATGTTGTGGCAGGAAATAGAGTTTATATTCCATCTTTAGTGGTTGTGAATAAGATAGATTTAGCTGATGAAGAATATCTAAAATATATAAAACAAAAATTAGAGGAATTTGGTAAAGAGTATGTTTTAGTTTCTGGGAATAAAGGAATTAACTTAGATTTATTGAAAGATAAAATCTATGAAAAGTTAGGATTTATAAAGATTTATTTAAAACCACAAGGGAAAAAGCCAGATTTTGATGAACCACTAATTATGAGAAGAGGAGCTACTGTAAAAGATGTTTGTGAAAAACTGCATAAAGATTTCGTTAGAAATTTCAGATATGCTCAAGTTTGGGGAAAATCTGCAAAACATCCTGGGCAGAGAGTTGGATTAGACCATAAATTAGAGGATGAGGATATTTTAACAATTGTTATAAAGAGATAA
- a CDS encoding ArsR/SmtB family transcription factor translates to MEKYEKAAEIFKAFGDPTRLMILKLLAENGSMCVCKIIDELKKPQPTISHHLNILKKAGIVKARKEGTWNFYYIVDDRVKEIIKLVDEL, encoded by the coding sequence ATGGAGAAGTACGAAAAAGCAGCAGAGATATTTAAAGCATTTGGAGACCCAACAAGATTGATGATTTTAAAGTTATTAGCTGAGAATGGAAGTATGTGTGTTTGTAAGATAATAGATGAATTAAAAAAGCCACAACCAACAATCTCTCACCACTTAAACATTTTAAAGAAAGCAGGAATTGTTAAAGCAAGAAAAGAAGGAACATGGAACTTCTACTACATAGTTGATGACAGAGTTAAGGAAATTATCAAGTTAGTTGATGAATTATAA
- the mobB gene encoding molybdopterin-guanine dinucleotide biosynthesis protein B, producing MRVIGVIGYKDSGKTTLIEEILKHSDKKIAVIKHAGEDVEVDREGTDTYRLSNAGAKVTVLATDSKTVFFTDRMDLENILAELSDYDIDFVIIEGFKEALKRLNIPKIVMLKNKDGSDLIDDHTAMVIEDYNYNIDEVLKIIYEKATVPTMNLNCKHCGYNCKTFVKAVVKGEAKWDDCVLAKGIKIIVDGKIIPAVPFVSKIVGNTIKAMVESLKGVDNPKTIKVVIDVSKIK from the coding sequence ATGAGAGTTATAGGCGTTATAGGCTATAAAGATTCTGGTAAAACAACACTAATTGAAGAAATCTTAAAGCATTCTGATAAAAAAATAGCTGTTATTAAACATGCAGGAGAAGATGTAGAAGTAGATAGAGAAGGAACCGATACTTACAGATTATCAAATGCAGGAGCTAAAGTAACTGTCTTAGCAACTGATAGCAAAACAGTATTCTTTACAGATAGAATGGATTTAGAAAATATTTTAGCAGAGTTATCCGATTATGATATAGATTTTGTTATAATAGAAGGTTTTAAAGAAGCCTTAAAGAGATTAAATATTCCTAAGATAGTTATGCTTAAAAATAAAGATGGAAGTGATTTGATTGATGACCACACAGCAATGGTAATTGAAGATTACAACTACAACATTGATGAAGTATTAAAAATTATTTATGAAAAAGCAACAGTTCCAACAATGAACTTAAACTGTAAGCACTGCGGATATAACTGTAAAACATTTGTTAAGGCAGTTGTTAAGGGAGAGGCTAAGTGGGATGATTGTGTATTAGCGAAAGGTATAAAAATAATTGTTGATGGTAAAATAATCCCTGCTGTTCCTTTTGTCTCCAAGATTGTTGGTAACACAATTAAAGCAATGGTTGAGTCATTAAAAGGTGTTGATAATCCAAAGACTATTAAGGTTGTGATTGACGTTTCTAAGATAAAATAG
- a CDS encoding DNA repair exonuclease: MQFVHIADNHLGYRQYNLDEREEDIYKSFISCIKKILEIKPDVVLHSGDLFNDLRPPVKALRIAMQAFKKLHEKNIKVYIIGGNHEMPKRLGRESPLALLKDYVKILDGTDVININGEEIFICGTYYHRKSKREELVEKLKKFEVESNNYKKKILMLHQGINPYIPFDYELEHFDLPKFSYYALGHIHNRVLERFNDGILAYSGSTEIIYRNEYEDYKKDGKGFYLVDFSGGDLDINDIEKINVECREFVEVNIKDQKTLSEAINKISKCKNKPVVFGKVKREFKPWFDSLKEKILVNKVVVVDDELVDIPEVDIESINIKELLVDYAKKQNLDGDLVLNLYNSLTNDENWKELLDNYYKTKF; this comes from the coding sequence ATGCAGTTTGTTCATATCGCTGATAATCACTTAGGTTATAGGCAGTATAATTTAGATGAGAGGGAGGAAGATATTTACAAATCATTCATATCCTGCATAAAAAAGATTTTAGAGATAAAGCCAGACGTTGTTTTGCATAGCGGGGATTTATTTAACGATTTAAGACCTCCAGTAAAGGCTTTAAGGATAGCCATGCAGGCATTTAAAAAATTGCATGAAAAAAATATAAAAGTTTATATTATTGGAGGAAACCATGAAATGCCTAAAAGGTTAGGAAGAGAATCGCCATTAGCTTTACTAAAAGATTATGTTAAAATTTTAGATGGAACGGATGTTATAAATATAAATGGGGAAGAGATATTTATCTGCGGAACTTATTATCACAGAAAGAGTAAAAGAGAAGAATTGGTAGAGAAATTAAAAAAATTTGAAGTTGAATCCAATAATTATAAAAAGAAAATACTTATGCTTCATCAAGGGATAAATCCATACATTCCATTTGACTATGAATTAGAGCATTTTGATTTACCAAAATTTTCTTACTATGCACTTGGACATATACATAATAGAGTTTTAGAGAGATTTAATGATGGAATTTTAGCTTACAGTGGTTCAACAGAAATTATTTACAGAAATGAGTATGAAGATTACAAGAAAGATGGAAAAGGATTTTATTTAGTTGATTTTAGCGGAGGAGATTTGGATATTAATGATATTGAAAAAATTAATGTTGAGTGTAGAGAATTTGTGGAAGTGAATATTAAAGACCAAAAAACTCTCAGTGAAGCAATAAATAAAATCAGCAAATGCAAAAATAAGCCAGTTGTTTTTGGGAAAGTTAAGAGAGAATTTAAACCATGGTTTGACTCTTTAAAAGAAAAAATTTTAGTTAATAAGGTTGTTGTGGTTGATGATGAACTTGTTGACATTCCAGAAGTTGATATTGAGTCAATAAACATTAAAGAGCTTTTAGTGGATTATGCTAAGAAACAGAACCTTGATGGGGATTTGGTTTTAAACCTTTATAATTCTCTCACTAATGATGAAAATTGGAAAGAATTGTTAGATAATTATTATAAAACCAAATTTTAG